Proteins from a single region of Styela clava chromosome 1, kaStyClav1.hap1.2, whole genome shotgun sequence:
- the LOC120326243 gene encoding uncharacterized protein LOC120326243 — MLKSLVIVVILAGFVFSEDGSTPTAIDSVESVSNSATTESISRDLKNTELDLQILQGINKMEKELIDEALSASGRISASELLEAQMRMTEFTIRMELMSKTVSAMDKNIESLLKSQ, encoded by the exons ATGCTGAAGAGTCTTGTAATAGTGGTAATATTGGCTGGTTTTGTCTTCAGTGAAGATG gatCGACCCCTACAGCAATTGATAGTGTAG AGTCCGTATCAA ACTCTGCAACAACCGAAAGTATATCTAGAGATTTGAAAAACACTG AACTTGATCTACAAATATTGCAAGGAATAAATA aaATGGAAAAAGAACTTATTGATGAGGCACTTTCTGCATCTG GTCGGATATCAGCTA GTGAACTATTGGAAGCGCAGATGAGAATGACCGAGTTCACAA ttcGAATGGAGTTAATGTCAAAAACAGTCAGTGCAATGGATAAAAATATAGAATCACTTCTCAAATCGCAGTGA